The following coding sequences lie in one Osmerus mordax isolate fOsmMor3 chromosome 13, fOsmMor3.pri, whole genome shotgun sequence genomic window:
- the thap11 gene encoding THAP domain-containing protein 11: MPGFTCCVPGCYNNSHRDRELRFYTFPKDATQREVWLKNISRTGVSGCFNTFEPTTGHRVCSVHFAGGRKTYTIRVPTLFPLRGVNERKSRRGRNRKVTTTTPAPLSSPKRCSTPAGNIVITNVVSSAHIAAETAGSDTGTNSNSDNPVVQIDQNGEYIGTASLPAQGDGTCLKAVVSSSTDLAGETLSPIEALAAAHQQTVQYVSVLSSPLDHAYSLTTGTTSAELLRKLNEQRDIIALMEVKMKEMKATIRQLRVSEAKLQEEVRERDRLLSAGAAAAMAVVAPVCHLRGHPPQQGSAVYLTGEDWIWA, encoded by the exons ATGCCTGGATTCACTTGCTGTGTCCCTGGATGCTATAACAACTCTCACCGGGACAGAGAGCTACGGTTTTATACATTTCCCAAGGATGCCACTCAGAGGGAGGTTTGGCTAAAGAATATCTCTCGGACCGGGGTGAGCGGTTGTTTCAATACCTTCGAACCTACAACTGGCCACCGAGTGTGCAGCGTTCATTTTGCTGGTGGAAGAAAAACGTACACCATTCGAGTTCCAACTCTTTTCCCGCTTAGAGGAGTGAACGAACGTAAGAGCCGCAGAGGAAGGAACAGGAAGGTGACCACAACAACCCCTGCTCCTCTTTCCAGTCCTAAACGTTGTTCCACTCCTGCTGGCAACATTGTCATCACCAACGTTGTTTCAAGTGCCCACATTGCAGCAGAAACAGCCGGGAGCGATACAGGTACCAATTCAAACAGCGACAACCCTGTGGTACAAATAGACCAGAACGGCGAATATATTGGCACAGCCAGTCTACCAGCTCAGGGAGACGGGACCTGCCTCAAAGCGGTTGTTTCTAGCTCTACTGACCTGGCCGGAGAGACCTTATCTCCTATAGAGGCCTTGGCCGCTGCCCACCAACAAACAGTGCAGTACGTCAGCGTGCTCAGCAGCCCTCTGGACCACGCGTACTCGCTCACCACCGGCACCACTTCTGCTGAACTGTTGCGGAAACTGAATGAACAACGGGATATCATCGCGCTCATGGAGGTGAAAATGAAGGAAATGAAGGCGACCATTCGCCAGTTGCGCGTGAGCGAGGCcaagctgcaggaggaggtgcGGGAGCGGGACCGGCTACTGTCCGCCGGTGCAGCTGCTGCTATGGCTGTAGTTG CACCAGTCTGTCACCTCAGAGGCCATCCTCCACAACAAGGTTCTGCAGTGTACTTGACTGGGGAAGATTGGATATGGGCCTAA
- the cenpt gene encoding centromere protein T, which yields MDSVDEDLSARILLKNVLHAEPSRSPVTRSRSSKAQPPVSGPRHSARLRRSEAGALTPQEALRHSMKQKLRESTSSLSLPPSKRRTVSTVVRKVNIPTPTAVSLLYHDEDITPRHLLRGILQTEPETSLLIQDRPIRKELVLPSADSSLNSNRPSTGLSGLDLPDLTTMDVGNPVKALSRKRPRRSLNVTAFEGHLEDGGDQEGAKSAEDLSALSSTSLSSVTLSLKTPFVDKRPEIRGLQRKVEHCHKIDVEEFDAAVQSRERGGHPDLSVGLQSHCETVEQEGFTLHLSDLNDPDLTSDIIGSTELYAQPATMSETFTITQDKDTVTATQMQRDLEGVEDKQEGELESKEMELEERTEGMSGETGQRGGSLRPERTASQTEEVDFGRFLTGEENEVGSQTGIGEREAAGKSQTSEEKDPAESQTGEEEAAESQTGEEEAGESQTGEEEAAESQTGEEEAAESQTGEEEAADSPTGEEEAAESQTGEEEKEAAESPTGEEEAAESQTGEEEKEAGESQTGEEEAGESRTGEEAAECDWEDSGKQVSEHFSQRAFRSEGGAKLPVMMEGGRGYKSMGGTLHPTDPGGAGRRAEGDLPNELQSGPGASESEHLHTATLGSVSPSPHHLGNKAEQRGSSGAEDSPGHVEENAMPPLEMIAEPEYHTTNRDSSPLHPQSQVEEEEEEGGEEEEEGEDGSESEELSMKTPAFVRERRKAPSLDTLATPTVFRESQPSVSVGGVKPKAVRKKQAASTKDSGLPKSYIMSVFKHFAKTKVSADVYPVLKEIMERYFDRLSDDLETFAAHAKRKTIEVEDVELLLRRQGFVTEGTPVNVLIEKYLPMEYRKLLIPVATSGNQVIPKQKR from the exons ATGGATTCTGTTGACGAGGACTTGTCTGCTCGGATCCTCCTGAAAAATGTCCTTCATGCAGAGCCGTCCAGGTCTCCCGTTACCCGCAG TAGGTCGTCGAAGGCTCAGCCCCCGGTCTCCGGCCCACGACATAGTGCCAGGCTGAGGAGGAGTGAAGCTGGAGCTCTGACTCCCCAGGAGGCCTTAAGACACAGTATGAAGCAGAAGCTCCGTGAG AGCACTTCCAGTCTGTCGCTGCCTCCCAGTAAAAGGCGGACCGTGTCTACTGTGGTGAGGAAGGTAAACATACCTACCCCAACTGCAGTCTCACTTCTGTACCACGACGAGGACATTACACCAAGGCACCTTCTGAGGGGCATTCTGCAAACTG AGCCAGAGACATCACTGCTCATACAGGACCGGCCTATCAGGAAGGAGCTTGTACTTCCTTCAGCAGACTCCAGTCTTAACAGCAACCGTCCAAG TACTGGGCTGTCAGGACTGGACCTGCCTGATTTGACCACGATGGACGTGGGTAACCCTGTGAAAGCACTGAGTAGAAAGCGACCACGCCGGAGCCTTAACGTTACAGCGTTCGAGGGGCATCTGGAGGATG GTGGAGACCAGGAAGGTGCAAAATCTGCAGAGGACCTCTCAGCTTTGTCTTCCACTTCTTTGAG CTCTGTCACCCTAAGTCTGAAAACTCCCTTTGTTGACAAACGTCCTGAGATAAGGGGTCTTCAGAGGAAGGTAGAACATTGTCATAAAATCGATGTGGAGGAATTTGATGCAGCCGTTCAGAGtcgagagagaggtggacatcCAG ATTTGTCTGTTGGATTGCAGTCTCACTGTGAGACTGTGGAGCAAGAAGGCTTCACCTTGCACCTGTCTGATCTCAACGACCCTGACCTCACAAGTGATATCATTGGCAGCACAGAGCTCTATGCCCAACCTGCCACCATGAGTGAGACCTTCACCATCACACAGGATAAAGACACTGTTACCGCTACTCAGATGCAGAGAGActtggagggagtggaggataaACAGGAGGGAGAGCTGGAGTCTAAGGAGATGGAGCTAGAGGAAAGAACGGAAGGGATGTCTGGAGAAACTGGGCAAAGAGGAGGCTCACTGAGACCAGAAAGAACTGCATCACAAACAGAGGAAGTGGATTTTGGACGCTTTCTGACAGGGGAAGAAAATGAAGTAGGATCTCAGACAGGAataggagaaagagaagcagcAGGAAAATCTCAGACAAGTGAAGAAAAAGACCCAGCCGAGtctcagacaggagaagaagaagcagcagagtctcagacaggagaagaagaagcaggagagtctcagacaggagaagaagaagcagcagagtctcagacaggagaagaagaagcagcagagtctcagacaggagaagaagaagcagcAGATTCTCcgacaggagaagaagaagcagcagagtctcagacaggagaagaagaaaaagaagcagCAGAGTCTCcgacaggagaagaagaagcagcagagtctcagacaggagaagaagaaaaagaagcagGAGAGtctcagacaggagaagaagaagcaggAGAGTCTCGAACAGGAGAAGAAGCAGCAGAGTGCGACTGGGAGGACAGTGGGAAGCAGGTATCAGAGCACTTCAGTCAAAGAGCGTTCCGCTCAGAAGGTGGGGCCAAGCTGCCTGTcatgatggaaggagggaggggctatAAGAGCATGGGGGGGACTCTTCACCCAACAGATCCAG GTGGTGCTGGACGGAGGGCTGAGGGAGACCTGCCTAATGAGTTGCAGAGTGGGCCTGGTGCATCAGAAAGtgaacacctccacacagctacCCTGGGCAGTGTCTCTCCATCACCGCACCACCTGGGAAACAAAGCAGAACAGAGGGGTTCCAGTGGAGCTGAGGACAGTCCTGGTCATGTGGAAGAGAACGCCATGCCTCCTCTCGAGATGATTGCAGAACCAGAGTACCACACCACCAACAGAGATTCCTCTCCACTGCACCCCCAGagccaggtggaggaggaggaggaggaggggggggaggaagaagaagagggagaggatgggagtgaGAGTGAAG AGCTCTCTATGAAGACTCCTGCGtttgtcagagagagaaggaaagctcCGTCCCTGGACACCCTAGCCACACCCACTGTCTTCAGAGAGAGTCAGCCGAG tgtgtcagtgggGGGGGTGAAGCCCAAGGCAGTAAGGAAGAAGCAGGCTGCCTCAACAAAAGACTCTGGGCTCCCCAAAAGCTACATCATGAGTGTGTTCAAACACTTTGCCAAGACCAAGGTTTCTGCTGATGTTTACCCAGTCCTCAAAGAGAT